One Tolypothrix bouteillei VB521301 DNA window includes the following coding sequences:
- a CDS encoding LamG-like jellyroll fold domain-containing protein, with protein MATYQGEILLDNPIAYWRLGEITETIADNLGSLGSAVDGTYSGSPLFGISGLIGDSNTAVKFDGVDDGVLIPDNSSINTGASYSQKTIELTFSADTVTGTRIIYEQGDTTNGLNIYLKDNQLKLGAWASNSGQWLSYEISADKTYHVVLVFNAGQLTGYVNGKSIGTVSTTFTSIPTHTGDIGIARLSDDTRFSNTVSTTEDSGYYFDGIIDEVVLYNTALSASRIQTHYEAAAIPLSLTGSGDNDYLVGGTGNDTIVGDGDSDDNVLNLDGVNDYVNLNAGLINLATGDFTLEAWIKTTGTTEAILVKNDGDTSWEKGEKAFYINSIGKVEFVGYGNSYIKGGTAVNDGQWHHVAVVWDYSSGTTGTGRIYVDGVNVTTSSTYAANNVDNSGETLKIALPNYGEATSYFSGQMDEIRVWNVARTETEIKTNYNRTLNGTQTGLVGYWNFNKDTNSSTAIANSTANGNNGTLVNGGGSNIVFQSNAGHDTIVGGAGNDYLKGGSGNDVLVGDSNDNTLNLDGVNDYVQIANESYFDSITSAITIETWIKVDSFTKNWQAIVTKGDNSWRLHRNDTENTLNFYIEGVGGVNSTTTVNDGQWHHVAAVYDGSKLQIYIDGVLNGQTTASGAIPTNNYNILIGENEQQSGRYFYGQIDDVRIWNVARSATEISNNLNATLTGKETGLVGYWNFNENSISGNTITDLTGNGNNGTLFNGQGNNFIAETSGGNDTLEGGAGNDTLTGNAGADTFVFNSLSEGIDTITDFDGTEGDLIEVSRDGFGIIGAKVNNFTYNSTTGTLSFNGTQFATLKNPVSFNFTNSIYIKEAAAIPLSLTGSGDNDYLVGGTENDTIVGDGDSDDNVLNLDGVNDYVNLNAGLINLATGDFTLEAWIKTTGTTEAILVKNDGDTSWEKGEKAFYINSVGKVEFVGYGNSYIKGGTAVNDGQWHHVAVVWDYSSGTAGTGRIYVDGVNVTTSSTYAANNVDNSGETLKIALPNYGEATNYFSGQMDEIRVWNVARTETEIKTNYNRTLNGTQTGLVGYWNFNKDTNSSTAIANSTANGNNGTLVNGGGSNIVFQSNAGHDTIVGGAGNDYLKGGSGNDVLVGDSNDNTLNLDGVNDYVQIANESYFDSITSAITIETWIKVDSFTKNWQAIVTKGDNSWRLHRNDTENTLNFYIEGVGGVNSTTTVNDGQWHHVAAVYDGSKLQIYIDGVLNGQTTASGAIPTNNYNILIGENEQQSGRYFYGQIDDVRIWNVARSATEISNNLNATLTGKETGLVGYWNFNENSISGNTITDLTGNGNNGTLFNGQGNNFIAETSGGNDTLEGGAGNDTLTGNAGADTFVFNSLSEGIDTITDFDGTEGDLIAVSRDGFGISGAKVNNFTYNSTTGALSFDGTQFATLKNPSSFNLSNSIYIKDEYRKEVESDNPIAYWRLGDSTGTVADNLGSLGSAVDGTYSNSPTLGASSLVWSGYRNTAADFDGINDGVLIPDNTSVNAGNSYSQKTIELWFKADKLTGTQVLYEQGGQTNGLNIFLEGTQLKMGAWVNQAGNWLSQAVSIGNIYHVVLVFDAGKLTGYVNGEAIGTATTSFTAIPSHTTDVAIAQMSGETRFSNTSSYTGNGYYFDGIIDEVALYNTALSGTQVQEHYDAAAAPQTLTGSTGNDTLVSGTGDDTISGGAGNDIIAGNGGQNSLTGGAGSDDFIFTEVSHFVDTIQDFTPTKYPYTQFNVSSIFNADVIHNSGDSTQDATVMDSNAYVLVTDNFAKSLSSSGNGLPDDGYFGAQGYRPEVKLSYHNNNNGLNARVVTNNGEYFSFTTESKQYAEVHLFASATHGSSTMNVTLTYSDGTTTTQTALSIPDWFYEITETSDRYYLVDGMDRYKEDTGVLYDANNPAIFGFRIAADPTKTLCSVTVTKSSSTGRLVFLGATGVAQAQTERDRIIIASSFGATSLEQFSFDAATGGLLFAGTKFATLAGVSSLDLASNIVIQQSFKIAENSANGTSIGSVAINNPAATTPYKIISGNDQGIFALNASTGEITVANSAQLNYETIADSYQIEVKVADTNGRTSTKLVTIKVTDVNEAPIINNYSFSIPEGSAEDTVIGTVTATDPDAGDSKYYQITAGNESNIFNVGSLTGQITIGANSSKLDYETATSYTLTVRVTDSAGKTDDATVTINVTDVNEAPVLDNQSFYIHQFGTQSDKGDAIGKVVASDDNGDTLTYSIVNGNSNNFFAINSATGQLSINPNLTATERKNLIKSTARSFELTVAASDGELSDTATITLEKSIFKDVFSRNGQSNAFSEFNDKTLSTASHAAPSLADLDRDGDLDAFVGKNAQMSNTNIRGFQYYENIDGILASSASPNNPAYAQSLSTVGFNPKAAFADVDNDGDLDVVIGDDEGTISYLQNNNGNYSEKSGSDNPFSGIDVGSYASPAFADIDTDGDLDAFIGKDVGGIFYYQNNNGTFSFNDGGINGYNAVASNASPTFADINNDGYLDLIVGSGDGTISYFQNDGDGTFTQQTGSNNPFNGIDVGTNAAPTIGDLDSDGYLDLAIGAANGDVYYYRGTSRIYEVTFSSTNQSTWGSGSSIKTAFNWEPFDPIKWNYTFNKDFGFIDFGGGTAGDFHFRTGYEIDSGTINSTLPFDIMVNAPKKVAIGDKVTISTGYSLSDSASFSTTTPYVSAYLDLGLMFYLGAYASIDYKVGKYTYDIADQLGTNIDYSIDFEFDTRDGEYSKTFFDFADFTLSSPDIAVSGTVADDNTLSGSAEDVFLSTEISLDDLIVEKFLKQSSNVYMQALGNAWQNDFNIGVAGVEWDLLDLDLIGDISLKTSYALDFDSLNGQVILENGTTKSFTAGDDVSIDLLTGMDTNHNSKLDYALKFDLVNPKLTTKVDLVFDLDFDIAALQGSAWYDVWLSKGSKDFGPVYDRSFDIAKGSINIYNQTFALGGFSSTYINDLAITIV; from the coding sequence ATGGCAACATACCAGGGTGAAATCCTCCTCGATAATCCCATTGCTTACTGGCGCTTAGGTGAAATTACTGAAACTATTGCAGATAATTTAGGAAGTTTGGGTAGTGCTGTCGATGGAACTTATTCGGGTAGTCCTTTATTTGGAATCTCAGGATTGATTGGTGATAGCAATACCGCAGTTAAGTTTGATGGTGTAGATGATGGTGTTTTAATTCCCGATAATAGCAGTATCAATACAGGCGCTTCATATTCGCAAAAAACTATCGAATTGACTTTTAGTGCAGATACTGTAACTGGAACACGTATTATTTATGAACAAGGAGACACTACCAACGGACTGAATATTTACTTAAAAGATAATCAACTGAAACTGGGCGCTTGGGCAAGTAATTCTGGGCAATGGCTGAGCTACGAGATTAGTGCAGATAAAACCTATCATGTAGTCTTGGTATTTAATGCCGGACAACTGACAGGCTATGTGAATGGAAAATCGATTGGTACTGTTTCAACTACTTTTACTTCTATTCCTACCCATACTGGAGATATTGGGATTGCTCGGCTTAGTGATGATACTCGCTTCTCTAATACTGTCAGTACTACAGAGGATAGCGGTTACTATTTTGACGGTATTATCGACGAAGTAGTACTTTACAACACGGCACTTTCAGCATCGAGAATTCAAACTCATTATGAAGCTGCAGCTATCCCCTTAAGCTTAACTGGTAGTGGCGATAATGACTATCTTGTTGGCGGAACGGGGAATGATACGATTGTCGGTGATGGCGATTCTGATGATAACGTTCTCAATTTGGATGGGGTCAATGATTATGTGAATCTCAATGCTGGTTTAATCAATTTAGCAACAGGGGATTTTACCCTAGAAGCTTGGATTAAAACTACGGGAACAACCGAGGCTATTCTGGTCAAAAATGATGGCGATACGAGTTGGGAAAAAGGTGAAAAAGCTTTTTATATTAACTCTATAGGTAAAGTTGAATTTGTCGGTTACGGCAATAGTTACATTAAGGGTGGTACAGCGGTTAATGATGGTCAATGGCACCATGTAGCAGTTGTTTGGGATTATAGTAGCGGTACTACCGGCACGGGGAGAATTTATGTAGATGGTGTGAATGTTACCACCAGTAGCACTTACGCTGCCAACAATGTTGACAATAGTGGCGAGACCTTAAAAATTGCTCTTCCTAATTACGGTGAAGCAACCAGTTATTTCTCCGGACAGATGGATGAAATCCGAGTTTGGAATGTAGCTCGCACCGAAACAGAAATTAAGACCAACTACAATCGCACTTTGAATGGAACACAAACAGGGTTAGTTGGTTACTGGAACTTTAATAAAGATACGAATAGCAGCACTGCGATCGCAAATTCAACCGCAAATGGCAATAACGGTACCCTGGTGAATGGAGGGGGAAGTAATATTGTTTTTCAAAGTAATGCTGGTCATGACACAATAGTCGGGGGTGCGGGAAATGACTATCTCAAAGGTGGAAGTGGCAATGATGTTCTCGTTGGCGATAGTAATGACAATACTCTGAATTTAGATGGCGTCAACGATTATGTCCAAATTGCCAATGAGTCTTACTTTGATAGCATAACTAGTGCGATTACGATTGAGACTTGGATTAAGGTCGATAGTTTTACAAAAAATTGGCAAGCTATTGTTACCAAAGGAGATAATAGTTGGCGCTTACATCGTAACGACACTGAGAATACCCTGAATTTTTATATTGAAGGTGTTGGTGGTGTTAACAGCACTACTACTGTGAATGATGGTCAGTGGCACCACGTTGCGGCAGTTTATGATGGCAGTAAATTACAAATCTATATCGATGGGGTTCTCAACGGTCAAACCACTGCTAGCGGTGCTATCCCTACCAACAATTACAATATTCTGATTGGTGAGAACGAGCAGCAATCAGGTAGATATTTTTACGGACAAATTGATGATGTTCGGATTTGGAATGTTGCTCGTAGCGCCACAGAAATTAGTAATAATCTAAATGCAACCTTAACTGGTAAGGAAACTGGTTTAGTCGGTTACTGGAACTTTAATGAAAATAGTATTAGTGGCAATACCATCACCGATTTAACAGGAAATGGCAATAATGGTACCCTCTTTAACGGACAGGGAAATAATTTTATTGCTGAAACTAGCGGTGGTAACGATACCTTAGAAGGGGGTGCAGGTAATGATACTCTCACTGGTAATGCTGGTGCAGATACTTTTGTATTTAATTCTTTATCTGAAGGTATCGATACTATTACCGATTTCGATGGCACCGAAGGAGATTTAATTGAAGTTAGTCGTGATGGTTTTGGTATTATTGGGGCTAAGGTTAATAACTTCACTTATAACTCAACCACCGGAACATTATCTTTTAATGGAACTCAGTTTGCGACCCTGAAAAATCCTGTTAGTTTTAATTTCACCAACAGTATCTACATCAAAGAAGCTGCAGCTATCCCCTTAAGCTTAACTGGTAGTGGCGATAATGACTATCTTGTTGGCGGAACGGAGAATGATACGATTGTCGGTGATGGCGATTCTGATGATAACGTTCTTAACCTGGATGGAGTCAATGATTATGTGAATCTCAATGCTGGTTTAATCAATTTAGCAACAGGGGATTTTACCCTAGAAGCTTGGATTAAAACTACGGGAACAACCGAGGCTATTCTGGTCAAAAATGATGGCGATACGAGTTGGGAAAAAGGTGAAAAAGCTTTTTATATTAACTCTGTAGGTAAAGTTGAATTTGTCGGTTACGGCAATAGCTATATTAAGGGTGGTACAGCGGTTAATGATGGTCAATGGCACCATGTAGCAGTTGTTTGGGATTATAGTAGCGGTACTGCTGGCACGGGGAGAATTTATGTAGATGGTGTGAATGTTACCACCAGTAGCACTTATGCTGCTAACAATGTTGACAATAGTGGCGAGACCTTAAAAATTGCTCTTCCTAATTACGGTGAAGCAACCAATTACTTCTCCGGACAGATGGATGAAATCCGAGTTTGGAATGTAGCTCGCACCGAAACAGAAATTAAGACCAACTACAATCGCACTTTGAATGGAACACAAACAGGGTTAGTTGGTTACTGGAACTTTAATAAAGATACGAATAGCAGCACTGCGATCGCAAATTCAACCGCAAATGGCAATAACGGTACCCTGGTGAATGGAGGGGGAAGTAATATTGTTTTTCAAAGTAATGCTGGTCATGACACAATAGTCGGGGGTGCGGGAAATGACTATCTCAAAGGTGGAAGTGGCAATGATGTTCTCGTTGGCGATAGTAATGACAATACTCTGAATTTAGATGGCGTCAACGATTATGTCCAAATTGCCAATGAGTCTTACTTTGATAGCATAACTAGTGCGATTACGATTGAGACTTGGATTAAGGTCGATAGTTTTACAAAAAATTGGCAAGCTATTGTTACCAAAGGAGATAATAGTTGGCGCTTACATCGTAACGACACTGAGAATACCCTGAATTTTTATATTGAAGGTGTTGGTGGTGTTAACAGCACTACTACTGTGAATGATGGTCAGTGGCACCACGTTGCGGCAGTTTATGATGGCAGTAAATTACAAATCTATATCGATGGGGTTCTCAACGGTCAAACCACTGCTAGCGGTGCTATCCCTACCAACAATTACAATATTCTGATTGGTGAGAACGAGCAGCAATCAGGTAGATATTTTTACGGACAAATTGATGATGTTCGGATTTGGAATGTTGCTCGTAGCGCCACAGAAATTAGTAATAATCTAAATGCAACCTTAACTGGTAAGGAAACTGGTTTAGTCGGTTACTGGAACTTTAATGAAAATAGTATTAGTGGCAATACCATCACCGATTTAACAGGAAATGGCAATAATGGTACCCTCTTTAACGGACAGGGAAATAATTTTATTGCTGAAACTAGCGGTGGTAACGATACCTTAGAAGGGGGTGCAGGTAATGATACTCTCACTGGTAATGCTGGTGCAGATACTTTTGTATTTAATTCTTTATCTGAAGGTATCGATACTATTACCGATTTCGATGGCACCGAAGGAGATTTAATCGCAGTTAGCCGTGATGGTTTTGGTATTAGTGGGGCTAAGGTTAATAACTTCACTTATAACTCAACCACCGGAGCATTATCTTTTGATGGAACTCAGTTTGCGACCCTGAAAAATCCTAGTAGTTTTAATCTCAGTAACAGTATCTACATCAAAGATGAATATCGCAAAGAAGTAGAATCTGATAATCCCATTGCTTACTGGCGCTTAGGTGACAGTACTGGAACTGTTGCAGATAATTTAGGGAGTTTAGGTAGTGCAGTAGATGGTACTTACTCCAATAGTCCTACTTTGGGAGCGTCAAGTTTAGTTTGGTCAGGTTATCGTAATACTGCAGCCGATTTTGATGGTATTAACGACGGTGTTCTCATTCCCGATAATACTAGTGTTAATGCTGGTAATTCCTACAGCCAGAAAACTATCGAACTGTGGTTTAAGGCTGATAAATTAACTGGTACACAAGTTCTCTACGAGCAAGGAGGACAAACCAACGGTTTAAATATCTTCCTTGAAGGTACGCAACTAAAAATGGGTGCTTGGGTCAATCAAGCTGGTAATTGGCTGAGTCAAGCAGTTAGCATCGGTAACATCTATCATGTCGTCTTGGTTTTTGATGCTGGAAAACTGACAGGTTATGTCAACGGAGAAGCAATTGGGACGGCTACAACCAGCTTTACAGCTATTCCCAGCCATACTACGGATGTGGCGATCGCACAAATGTCTGGCGAGACTCGCTTCTCAAATACTAGTAGTTATACTGGTAATGGATACTACTTTGATGGCATTATTGATGAAGTCGCCCTTTATAATACTGCATTGTCTGGGACACAAGTTCAGGAGCATTATGATGCAGCTGCTGCTCCCCAAACCTTAACTGGTAGCACTGGTAATGATACTCTTGTTAGTGGTACGGGGGATGACACAATTAGCGGTGGTGCTGGTAATGACATTATTGCTGGTAACGGCGGTCAAAACAGCCTTACTGGTGGCGCAGGGTCAGATGATTTTATCTTTACCGAAGTTTCCCATTTTGTTGATACAATTCAGGATTTCACTCCTACCAAATATCCTTACACTCAATTTAATGTCAGTTCCATCTTTAACGCAGATGTGATTCACAACTCTGGTGATTCTACCCAGGATGCAACTGTCATGGATAGCAATGCTTATGTACTGGTGACAGACAACTTTGCTAAGAGTTTATCTAGTAGCGGTAATGGTTTACCTGATGATGGTTATTTTGGCGCTCAAGGATATCGCCCAGAAGTCAAGCTTAGCTACCATAACAACAATAATGGCTTAAATGCTCGTGTTGTTACGAACAATGGAGAATATTTCTCTTTCACGACTGAATCCAAGCAGTATGCCGAAGTTCATTTATTCGCATCAGCCACACATGGTAGCTCTACGATGAATGTAACCCTCACTTATAGTGATGGTACAACTACTACCCAAACGGCTTTAAGTATCCCCGATTGGTTCTATGAAATTACCGAAACTAGCGATCGCTATTATCTCGTCGATGGCATGGATCGCTATAAAGAAGACACGGGTGTACTATACGATGCCAACAATCCAGCAATTTTCGGTTTCCGTATTGCTGCCGATCCGACCAAAACCCTCTGCAGCGTGACTGTGACAAAAAGTAGCTCCACCGGACGGTTAGTGTTTTTAGGGGCTACTGGAGTTGCTCAAGCCCAGACAGAACGCGATCGCATTATTATCGCCTCCAGCTTTGGCGCAACTTCCCTCGAACAATTTAGCTTTGATGCAGCAACCGGAGGACTTTTATTTGCAGGGACTAAGTTTGCTACCTTAGCTGGAGTTTCCAGTCTGGACTTAGCTAGCAATATTGTCATTCAACAGAGCTTCAAAATTGCCGAAAATAGCGCTAATGGTACCAGCATCGGTTCAGTTGCGATTAACAATCCAGCAGCAACTACTCCCTATAAAATCATTTCTGGAAACGATCAAGGTATTTTTGCTCTCAATGCCTCCACTGGTGAAATTACAGTTGCCAACTCCGCTCAATTAAACTATGAAACAATTGCTGATAGCTATCAAATAGAAGTCAAAGTTGCAGATACCAATGGTCGAACCTCTACTAAGTTGGTGACAATAAAAGTTACAGATGTCAACGAAGCACCAATCATCAATAATTACAGCTTCTCAATCCCAGAAGGTTCTGCCGAAGATACCGTTATCGGGACAGTCACTGCAACTGATCCCGATGCCGGAGATAGTAAGTACTATCAAATTACTGCTGGTAATGAAAGTAACATTTTTAACGTCGGCTCTTTAACAGGTCAAATCACCATTGGTGCTAACTCCAGTAAATTAGACTATGAAACTGCTACGAGCTATACATTGACTGTCAGAGTAACTGATTCAGCAGGTAAAACAGATGACGCAACAGTAACGATTAATGTTACCGATGTCAATGAAGCACCTGTTCTGGACAACCAGAGTTTTTACATTCATCAATTTGGAACTCAAAGCGATAAAGGAGATGCGATCGGCAAAGTTGTTGCCAGTGATGATAATGGTGATACCCTCACTTACAGTATTGTTAATGGTAACAGTAATAATTTCTTTGCTATTAACTCAGCCACCGGTCAACTGAGCATCAATCCTAACTTGACTGCCACTGAGCGTAAAAATCTGATTAAAAGTACTGCCAGAAGCTTTGAACTGACAGTTGCAGCCAGTGACGGGGAACTCAGTGATACGGCAACAATTACCTTGGAAAAAAGCATTTTCAAGGATGTGTTTAGTCGAAATGGTCAAAGCAATGCCTTTAGTGAGTTTAATGATAAAACTCTCTCTACAGCTTCTCATGCTGCGCCAAGTTTAGCCGATCTCGATCGAGATGGAGATTTAGATGCTTTTGTTGGTAAAAATGCACAGATGTCTAATACAAATATTAGGGGGTTTCAATATTACGAAAATATTGATGGTATCTTAGCAAGTAGTGCTAGCCCAAATAATCCTGCTTATGCTCAATCTCTAAGTACAGTTGGCTTTAACCCCAAAGCTGCTTTTGCCGATGTTGATAATGATGGGGATTTAGATGTTGTCATTGGTGATGATGAGGGTACAATCAGCTACTTGCAAAACAATAACGGCAATTATAGTGAAAAATCTGGTAGCGATAATCCTTTCAGTGGGATTGATGTTGGAAGCTATGCTAGCCCAGCCTTTGCCGATATTGACACCGATGGCGATTTAGATGCTTTCATTGGCAAAGATGTTGGTGGGATATTCTATTATCAAAACAACAATGGCACATTTAGTTTCAATGATGGTGGTATTAATGGCTATAATGCTGTTGCTTCAAATGCTTCTCCCACCTTTGCCGATATTAACAACGATGGTTATTTAGATTTAATCGTTGGTAGTGGTGATGGTACAATTTCATATTTCCAAAATGATGGTGATGGAACTTTCACCCAACAAACAGGCAGTAATAACCCCTTCAACGGTATTGATGTCGGCACGAATGCAGCCCCAACTATCGGAGATTTAGATAGTGACGGCTATCTAGATTTAGCAATTGGGGCTGCTAATGGGGATGTTTACTACTATCGAGGAACTTCTCGTATATATGAAGTAACTTTCTCTTCAACTAATCAAAGTACCTGGGGTAGTGGAAGTTCAATTAAAACAGCGTTTAATTGGGAACCCTTCGACCCGATTAAGTGGAACTACACTTTCAACAAAGACTTTGGTTTTATCGACTTTGGTGGTGGTACTGCTGGGGACTTTCATTTCCGCACTGGCTATGAAATTGATTCAGGTACAATTAATAGTACCTTGCCCTTTGACATCATGGTCAACGCTCCTAAAAAAGTGGCAATTGGCGATAAGGTCACTATCTCTACTGGCTACAGTCTCTCGGATAGTGCATCATTTTCAACCACAACTCCTTATGTCAGTGCTTACCTCGACCTTGGTTTGATGTTCTATTTGGGTGCCTATGCCAGCATTGATTACAAAGTTGGTAAATACACTTATGACATTGCTGACCAATTGGGGACAAACATCGATTATTCAATTGATTTTGAGTTTGATACTCGAGATGGGGAATATTCTAAAACTTTCTTCGATTTTGCTGACTTTACTCTTAGCTCTCCAGATATTGCTGTAAGTGGTACAGTCGCAGATGATAATACTCTTTCTGGTAGTGCTGAGGATGTTTTCTTATCAACCGAGATATCCCTTGATGACTTGATTGTCGAAAAATTCTTGAAACAATCCAGCAATGTTTATATGCAAGCGCTGGGCAATGCTTGGCAAAATGATTTTAATATTGGTGTGGCAGGAGTTGAATGGGATTTATTGGATTTAGATTTGATTGGCGATATTTCTCTCAAAACCAGCTATGCGTTAGACTTTGACTCTTTAAATGGACAGGTGATTTTAGAAAATGGAACTACCAAATCCTTCACAGCGGGAGATGATGTCTCTATTGACTTGCTGACTGGTATGGACACCAATCATAATAGCAAGTTAGATTACGCTCTCAAGTTTGACCTGGTTAATCCAAAATTAACTACTAAAGTTGACCTCGTCTTCGATCTTGACTTTGATATTGCTGCTCTTCAAGGTTCAGCTTGGTACGATGTCTGGTTATCCAAAGGTAGTAAAGATTTTGGACCTGTATACGATCGGTCCTTCGACATTGCCAAAGGAAGTATCAATATTTATAACCAAACCTTCGCTTTAGGTGGTTTCAGCAGTACTTACATCAACGATTTAGCCATTACTATTGTTTAA
- a CDS encoding GNAT family N-acetyltransferase gives MTLPNQPNISKFHSSSNSLSSDFESNLKIKYQWVYNLTVDNIVEFEPLSFPSIKKRWQSTRVRGHLAGVAAFLNAKMVGLIIVELLPNAVEIISFFVIPECRYQGIGNQLLKHVEQALIKLKAPQIQVKYRVTELTTSALESILKKQEWQPPQTDFILFKSNRDNILQAPWLNQYSLPDKFTIFPWVELTEADKASIIKRQAYPELLSPFSPDIRLEPLNSLGLRYQGEVVGWVINHRIDSDTVRYSIMFVEERFQKMGRAISLLIESINIQVNSNIFYGTLAVSSSNQPMLKWCDRYLKPYTILTSESRYSYKLLNYRFS, from the coding sequence ATGACATTGCCCAATCAGCCAAATATCTCAAAATTTCATTCTTCATCGAATTCTTTATCTTCTGATTTTGAATCTAATCTTAAAATCAAATATCAATGGGTTTATAATTTAACTGTTGACAATATAGTTGAATTTGAACCGTTAAGTTTTCCCAGTATAAAAAAACGCTGGCAAAGTACAAGAGTAAGGGGTCATTTAGCTGGTGTAGCTGCTTTTCTTAATGCAAAAATGGTGGGATTAATCATCGTTGAATTATTACCTAATGCAGTCGAAATTATTTCTTTTTTTGTTATTCCTGAATGTCGCTATCAAGGAATTGGCAATCAACTATTAAAACACGTAGAACAAGCCTTAATTAAACTAAAAGCCCCTCAAATTCAAGTTAAATACCGCGTCACAGAGTTAACAACATCAGCATTAGAATCCATTTTAAAAAAACAAGAATGGCAACCCCCTCAAACAGACTTTATCTTATTTAAATCTAATCGCGATAATATTCTGCAAGCACCTTGGCTGAATCAATATTCACTACCAGATAAATTTACTATTTTTCCTTGGGTAGAACTCACAGAAGCAGATAAAGCAAGTATTATTAAACGTCAAGCTTATCCCGAACTCTTGAGTCCCTTTAGTCCAGATATCCGCCTTGAACCTCTCAATAGTTTAGGTTTACGCTATCAAGGAGAAGTCGTAGGTTGGGTGATTAATCATCGCATTGACTCGGATACTGTGCGTTATTCGATTATGTTTGTGGAAGAAAGATTTCAGAAAATGGGGAGAGCCATCTCTTTATTAATTGAGTCCATTAACATCCAAGTCAATAGTAATATTTTTTATGGAACTTTAGCTGTATCTAGCAGCAATCAACCCATGCTGAAATGGTGCGATCGCTATCTCAAACCTTATACAATTTTGACTTCGGAATCGCGGTATAGCTACAAATTATTGAATTATCGCTTCTCATAA
- a CDS encoding DNA-binding protein, giving the protein MPKSKSLREKVFEACHTMSQENKKITRDAVREITGGRNTDVMRYLNEWRAEQAKQEKSAIVVATSTKIAQQSEESVATIENSASSASPSAPGVYTTAPQDDLALVGRRSAERAAAMLLGENVLTDFFLENPDKLPEDLRLQVEAVQAKFNQKSKQRQEAYDPETFTRMAIAQFQ; this is encoded by the coding sequence ATGCCAAAATCAAAATCCTTAAGAGAAAAAGTTTTTGAGGCTTGCCATACTATGTCTCAAGAAAATAAAAAAATTACACGAGATGCCGTGCGAGAAATAACAGGGGGACGTAATACGGATGTGATGCGATACCTCAATGAATGGCGAGCAGAGCAAGCGAAGCAGGAAAAATCTGCCATAGTAGTTGCAACAAGTACCAAGATTGCTCAACAATCTGAGGAATCAGTTGCAACAATTGAAAATTCTGCATCCTCCGCATCCCCATCTGCACCCGGAGTTTACACAACCGCACCTCAAGACGACCTAGCTTTAGTTGGAAGACGTAGTGCGGAGCGTGCGGCGGCAATGCTGTTAGGTGAAAATGTCTTGACCGACTTCTTCCTTGAAAACCCAGATAAACTGCCTGAAGATTTGCGTCTACAGGTCGAAGCCGTGCAAGCTAAATTCAATCAAAAGTCTAAGCAAAGGCAGGAAGCTTACGACCCGGAGACCTTCACCCGGATGGCGATCGCGCAATTCCAGTAG